In Haloterrigena turkmenica DSM 5511, a single genomic region encodes these proteins:
- a CDS encoding DNA-directed RNA polymerase subunit L yields MELRVTESTDTELSIEIAGEDHTFMNVLKGALLEHENVSAATYDVNPEQSGGQTEPILTIKTEGGVDPLEALEDAAVNVREKAVSFREAFEAAA; encoded by the coding sequence ATGGAACTGCGGGTCACCGAGAGCACCGACACCGAACTCTCGATCGAGATCGCCGGCGAGGATCACACCTTCATGAACGTCCTCAAGGGCGCGCTGCTCGAGCACGAGAACGTCAGCGCGGCCACCTACGACGTCAACCCAGAACAGTCGGGCGGCCAGACCGAACCCATCCTCACCATCAAGACCGAGGGCGGCGTCGATCCGCTCGAGGCCCTCGAGGATGCGGCAGTCAACGTCCGCGAGAAGGCCGTCTCCTTCCGCGAGGCGTTCGAAGCGGCCGCCTGA
- the hisF gene encoding imidazole glycerol phosphate synthase subunit HisF — translation MLTKRIIPCIDVDLDEDGNPAVYTGVNFEDLKYTGDPVEMAKAYNESGADEFVFLDITASAEGRETMLDVVERVADEVFIPLTVGGGIRTTDDIKETLRAGADKVSITTGALERPELINEGAKAFGNQCIVISVDARRRFDEEGEHYVEIDGESCWFECTKKGGREGTGIDVLEWAQEAESRGAGELFVNSIDKDGTKDGYDLPLTKAVCDAVDTPVIASSGCGGPEDMYDVFTEAGADAGLAASIFHFDEYSIEETKEYLDERGVPVRL, via the coding sequence ATGCTGACAAAGCGAATCATTCCGTGTATCGACGTGGACTTAGACGAGGACGGGAACCCGGCAGTCTACACCGGCGTCAACTTCGAGGACCTGAAGTACACCGGCGATCCGGTGGAGATGGCCAAAGCGTACAACGAGTCCGGCGCCGACGAGTTCGTCTTCCTCGACATCACCGCCTCCGCGGAGGGCCGCGAGACGATGCTCGACGTCGTCGAGCGCGTCGCCGACGAGGTCTTCATTCCCCTCACGGTCGGCGGCGGCATCCGCACCACCGACGACATCAAGGAGACGCTGCGGGCCGGCGCCGACAAGGTCTCGATCACGACCGGTGCGCTCGAGCGCCCCGAACTGATCAACGAGGGCGCGAAAGCCTTCGGCAACCAGTGTATCGTCATCAGCGTCGACGCCAGACGGCGCTTCGACGAGGAGGGCGAACACTACGTCGAGATCGACGGCGAGTCCTGCTGGTTCGAGTGCACCAAGAAGGGCGGCCGCGAGGGGACCGGCATCGACGTCCTCGAGTGGGCCCAGGAGGCCGAGTCCCGCGGCGCGGGCGAACTGTTCGTCAACTCGATCGACAAGGACGGCACCAAAGACGGCTACGACCTGCCGCTGACGAAGGCGGTCTGTGACGCCGTCGACACGCCCGTCATCGCCTCCTCGGGCTGTGGCGGCCCCGAGGACATGTACGACGTGTTCACTGAGGCCGGCGCCGACGCCGGCCTCGCGGCCTCGATCTTCCACTTCGACGAGTACTCGATCGAGGAGACCAAGGAGTATCTGGACGAGCGGGGCGTTCCGGTTCGGCTCTGA
- a CDS encoding isochorismate synthase has protein sequence MDRSSGERRLASESGSLPDADATPLVSASRELEDVSFGAVIDADDESRVLWSTPDGLEIVGRGVAARLTADGIERFNRLRARANRIFDGLEHDGPRVARPRAFGGLSFHDGHEPTPPWSGFRAAEFVVPRVLVVRSDADTWLTAVASDPETAADRLERWTDRLRGLPTMRPSGDGPGVESTRRTTSREDWTAQVETALERIGRGELTKVVLAQALSVDLEGPVDVPETLERLRRRYPNCYRFLIGRDDGGTFFGAPPERLVAKRGDRVETEALAGSVPRGETPEADRAYADEMRDSEKFQREHGLVADAIREQLAPLASDLTIDEQTIRRLANIQHLQTPIEATLGGDRHVLEIVEALHPTPAVGGVPPAAAWETIRDAETFDRGWYAAPIGWFDAAGDGEFAVGLRSGIATDRTVTLFAGSGIVADSDPDEEWEEVQLKFRPILDELDDR, from the coding sequence ATGGATCGATCGTCGGGTGAGCGTCGGCTCGCGAGCGAGTCCGGCTCGCTGCCGGACGCCGACGCGACCCCCCTCGTCAGCGCCAGCCGGGAACTCGAGGACGTGTCGTTCGGCGCGGTCATCGACGCCGACGACGAGTCGCGAGTGCTCTGGTCGACGCCCGACGGACTGGAGATCGTCGGCCGCGGCGTCGCCGCACGCCTCACTGCCGACGGAATCGAGCGCTTCAACCGACTCCGGGCTCGCGCGAACCGGATATTCGACGGCCTCGAACACGACGGCCCGCGCGTCGCCCGGCCGCGGGCCTTCGGCGGCCTCTCCTTTCACGACGGCCACGAGCCGACGCCGCCGTGGTCCGGGTTTCGGGCGGCCGAGTTCGTCGTTCCGCGGGTACTCGTCGTCCGGAGCGACGCGGACACCTGGCTGACGGCCGTCGCGTCGGACCCCGAGACGGCGGCGGATCGACTCGAGCGCTGGACCGACCGGCTCCGGGGGCTGCCGACGATGCGACCGAGCGGCGACGGCCCCGGCGTCGAATCGACCCGGCGAACCACGTCGCGCGAGGACTGGACCGCCCAGGTCGAGACCGCCCTCGAACGGATCGGTCGGGGCGAACTCACCAAGGTCGTCCTCGCGCAGGCGCTGTCGGTCGACCTCGAGGGGCCGGTTGACGTCCCCGAAACGCTCGAGCGACTGCGCCGTCGGTATCCGAACTGTTACCGGTTCCTGATCGGTCGCGACGACGGCGGCACGTTCTTCGGCGCGCCGCCGGAACGGCTCGTCGCCAAGCGCGGCGACCGCGTCGAGACGGAGGCGCTCGCGGGGTCGGTCCCTCGCGGCGAGACCCCCGAAGCGGATCGAGCCTACGCCGACGAGATGCGCGACAGCGAGAAATTCCAGCGCGAACACGGCCTCGTCGCCGACGCGATCCGCGAGCAACTCGCGCCCCTCGCGAGCGACCTGACGATCGACGAGCAGACGATCAGGCGGCTGGCGAACATTCAACACCTCCAGACGCCGATCGAAGCGACCCTCGGGGGCGATCGCCACGTCCTCGAAATCGTCGAGGCGCTGCACCCGACGCCCGCCGTCGGCGGCGTGCCGCCCGCGGCGGCCTGGGAGACGATCCGCGACGCCGAGACGTTCGATCGCGGCTGGTACGCGGCACCAATCGGCTGGTTCGACGCCGCCGGCGACGGCGAGTTCGCGGTCGGCCTCCGCTCGGGGATCGCGACCGACCGGACGGTCACGCTCTTTGCGGGCAGCGGTATCGTCGCCGACAGCGACCCCGACGAGGAGTGGGAGGAGGTACAGCTGAAGTTCCGACCGATCCTCGACGAACTGGACGACCGATGA
- a CDS encoding sulfite oxidase-like oxidoreductase, whose product MTNDAIDVTDLYREFGDERLPPGQRETSAFPVLSKSGTPDWDPETWEFTVTGAVDEELSLSWDEFRDLPSETQQQDFHCVTGWSKFDCRFTGVSFPALAERAGVYDDAVHVMFSALDGYTTDLPLEDCMREEVLFAWAYDGEDLPEDHGGPLRVVTPHKYAYKGAKWVDGVEFLTEAQRGYWEKRGYSETANPWEEERYS is encoded by the coding sequence ATGACCAACGACGCCATCGACGTCACGGATCTCTACCGGGAGTTCGGCGACGAGCGGCTGCCGCCCGGCCAGCGGGAGACTTCAGCGTTTCCGGTGCTCTCGAAGAGCGGGACGCCCGACTGGGATCCCGAGACGTGGGAGTTCACCGTCACCGGCGCCGTCGACGAGGAGCTCTCGCTCTCGTGGGACGAGTTCCGCGACCTGCCCAGCGAGACCCAACAGCAGGACTTCCACTGCGTCACCGGCTGGAGCAAGTTCGACTGCCGGTTTACCGGCGTTTCCTTCCCCGCTCTCGCCGAGCGCGCGGGCGTTTACGACGACGCGGTCCACGTCATGTTCTCCGCGCTCGACGGCTACACCACCGATCTGCCCCTCGAGGACTGCATGCGCGAGGAGGTCCTGTTCGCGTGGGCCTACGACGGCGAGGATCTCCCGGAAGACCACGGCGGGCCACTGCGGGTCGTCACCCCCCACAAGTACGCCTACAAGGGGGCGAAGTGGGTCGACGGCGTCGAGTTCCTCACCGAGGCCCAGCGGGGCTACTGGGAGAAACGCGGCTACTCGGAGACGGCGAACCCGTGGGAGGAAGAGCGGTACAGCTAG
- a CDS encoding J domain-containing protein — protein MGETYYEVLEVDPDATREEIQTAYRERVLETHPDHNDAPDAAEQFTRISTAKSVLTDGAERARYDRLGHESYVRLADHAGGDGSSDDSSAASDSDAATANESDSSTTGDSSTDASANAAGSRTTQRTNSSTGSKRGRRRTSNRTAADSSRADSGRSGSQRGARTESHHARQRKRRRQQRARRRATSGRSVDDETTASASSTRGGSSATATGADRDSEASASRYAVHDWTDDVDLEWEGQSLEYSTAVTIGCCWLLYPVFVATVLTPVFSIAVSAIVAACTLGLVGYLLTRPRVAAVVFGSWSVLFPVGIYWLAPVSQFSLVGLVALSFAWIPFGYALALWWALRP, from the coding sequence ATGGGCGAGACGTACTACGAGGTCCTCGAGGTCGATCCGGACGCGACTCGCGAGGAGATTCAGACCGCCTACCGCGAGCGCGTCCTCGAGACCCATCCAGACCACAACGACGCGCCCGACGCCGCCGAGCAGTTTACGCGCATCTCGACGGCGAAGTCGGTGCTGACCGACGGCGCCGAACGGGCTCGGTACGACCGCCTCGGGCACGAGTCCTACGTTCGTCTCGCCGACCACGCCGGCGGCGATGGGAGTTCGGACGACTCGAGTGCGGCGAGCGATTCGGACGCCGCGACGGCGAACGAGTCAGACTCGTCGACGACCGGTGACTCGAGTACCGATGCGAGTGCGAATGCGGCGGGGTCGAGAACGACACAGCGTACGAACTCGAGCACGGGATCGAAGCGCGGCCGGCGTCGGACGAGCAATCGAACCGCCGCCGACTCGAGTCGGGCCGACTCGGGACGCTCCGGCTCCCAGCGCGGTGCGCGAACCGAGAGCCATCACGCGCGACAGCGCAAGCGACGACGTCAGCAGCGGGCCCGACGACGGGCGACGAGTGGCCGGTCGGTCGACGACGAGACGACGGCGTCGGCGTCCTCGACCCGCGGCGGGTCGAGCGCGACGGCCACCGGAGCCGACCGCGACAGCGAGGCGTCGGCGTCCCGGTACGCCGTCCACGACTGGACGGACGACGTCGACCTCGAGTGGGAGGGCCAATCGCTCGAGTACTCGACGGCGGTGACGATCGGCTGTTGCTGGCTGCTGTATCCGGTGTTCGTCGCGACGGTGCTGACACCGGTGTTTTCGATCGCGGTCAGCGCCATCGTCGCCGCCTGTACGCTCGGCCTCGTCGGCTACCTGCTCACCAGACCGCGAGTCGCGGCTGTGGTGTTTGGCTCCTGGAGCGTACTGTTCCCGGTCGGGATCTACTGGCTGGCACCCGTGTCGCAGTTCTCGCTGGTCGGGCTGGTCGCGCTCAGCTTCGCCTGGATCCCCTTCGGCTACGCCCTCGCGCTCTGGTGGGCCCTTCGTCCCTGA
- the menD gene encoding 2-succinyl-5-enolpyruvyl-6-hydroxy-3-cyclohexene-1-carboxylic-acid synthase, giving the protein MSAPNRATLWGRVLVDELAKGGLEAVCIAPGSRSTPLTVAFAAHEAVDVYSHLDERSAAYFALGRARRTGEPTALVCTSGTAAANFHPAVMEADQARVPLLVLTADRPHELRDSGANQTVDQVKLYGDAVRWYSELPDPEADERKVRGLRTTAARALAETGGVDPGPVHLNCPFRKPLEPTEVPDAVPDSFAETPAGRGRDGAFVETESGTRSLADAQYADLVQALADADRPLIVAGPADPADLPALEAGHVVTVAERVGAPILADPLSNLRFGPHVNRESATGPVYGGYDAYIDLLPAPDVVVRFGASPTSKPLRNALRDSDARQFLVDPAGDWREATFTATDLLAAAPGSVFEGLCERLEVDTGSKTGSENEWLAAFADAERRHWSVRDAALEPNRLESEPFEGAVLADVFEGAPDPATVFVSNSMPIRDADRFGRPRDADLTVLSNRGASGIDGITSTALGAGSATDEPLVLVTGDLAFYHDSNGLLAVDRCGVDATIVLLDNDGGGIFHELPIEEFEPPFTDQFKTPHGLEFDALADCYDLAFERVAPADFASAYRRSLESAGTQVLAVEFDSEESHRRRDVLAERVRDELRGEDA; this is encoded by the coding sequence ATGAGCGCACCGAACCGCGCGACGCTGTGGGGCCGCGTGCTCGTCGACGAACTCGCGAAGGGCGGCCTCGAGGCGGTCTGTATCGCCCCCGGCAGCCGGTCGACGCCGCTGACGGTCGCCTTCGCCGCACACGAGGCGGTCGACGTCTACTCCCACCTCGACGAGCGCTCGGCGGCCTACTTCGCGCTCGGGCGGGCGCGCCGGACCGGCGAACCGACGGCGCTGGTCTGTACCTCCGGGACGGCGGCCGCGAACTTTCATCCGGCCGTAATGGAGGCCGATCAGGCCCGCGTCCCGCTGCTCGTGCTCACGGCCGACCGGCCGCACGAACTCAGGGACAGCGGCGCGAACCAGACCGTCGATCAGGTCAAACTCTACGGCGACGCGGTCCGCTGGTATTCGGAACTCCCAGATCCCGAGGCCGACGAGCGCAAGGTCCGGGGCCTCCGGACGACCGCCGCCCGGGCGCTGGCCGAGACCGGCGGCGTCGACCCCGGACCCGTCCACCTGAACTGTCCGTTTCGCAAGCCCCTCGAGCCGACCGAGGTTCCCGACGCCGTCCCCGATTCGTTCGCGGAGACGCCCGCCGGACGCGGACGCGACGGCGCGTTCGTCGAAACCGAGTCGGGAACGCGCTCGCTCGCGGACGCGCAGTACGCCGACCTCGTCCAGGCGCTCGCGGACGCAGACCGACCGTTGATCGTCGCGGGACCGGCCGATCCCGCCGATCTGCCCGCGCTCGAGGCCGGCCACGTCGTGACCGTCGCCGAGCGCGTCGGCGCGCCGATCCTCGCGGATCCGCTCTCGAACCTGCGGTTCGGCCCGCACGTCAACCGGGAGTCCGCGACGGGGCCGGTGTACGGCGGTTACGACGCCTACATCGACCTGCTGCCGGCGCCCGATGTCGTCGTCCGGTTCGGCGCGTCGCCGACCTCGAAACCCCTGCGGAACGCGCTGCGGGATTCGGACGCGCGGCAGTTTCTGGTCGACCCCGCGGGCGACTGGCGCGAGGCGACGTTCACCGCGACGGACTTGCTCGCGGCCGCGCCCGGATCCGTCTTCGAGGGGCTGTGTGAGCGTCTCGAGGTCGACACTGGGTCGAAAACGGGCTCCGAAAACGAGTGGCTGGCCGCCTTCGCCGATGCGGAGCGTCGCCACTGGTCGGTTCGCGACGCGGCCCTCGAGCCGAATAGGCTCGAGTCCGAGCCGTTCGAGGGAGCCGTTCTCGCCGACGTGTTCGAAGGCGCACCCGATCCGGCGACGGTTTTCGTGTCCAACAGCATGCCGATCCGGGACGCCGACCGGTTCGGTCGGCCCCGCGACGCCGACCTGACGGTGCTCTCGAATCGCGGCGCCAGCGGAATCGACGGGATCACGAGCACGGCGCTGGGCGCCGGCAGCGCGACCGACGAGCCGCTCGTGCTCGTCACCGGCGATCTGGCCTTCTACCACGATTCCAACGGGCTGCTGGCCGTCGACCGCTGCGGCGTCGACGCCACGATCGTCCTGCTGGACAACGACGGCGGCGGCATCTTCCACGAACTCCCTATCGAAGAGTTCGAACCGCCCTTTACGGATCAGTTCAAGACGCCCCACGGCCTCGAGTTCGACGCGCTGGCCGACTGCTACGACCTCGCGTTCGAGCGCGTCGCTCCCGCCGACTTCGCGAGCGCCTACCGGCGGTCGCTCGAGTCCGCGGGGACGCAGGTGCTCGCGGTCGAATTCGACTCGGAAGAGAGTCATCGACGCCGAGACGTGCTCGCAGAGCGAGTTCGTGACGAACTCCGTGGCGAGGACGCGTAG
- a CDS encoding DUF7550 family protein, with amino-acid sequence MADDTHQTEDGDTGADVGHDLEAERTTAPMSEYGLREVGIGLVVALLGLAVAFGIPLLTV; translated from the coding sequence ATGGCAGACGACACGCACCAGACGGAAGACGGCGATACGGGCGCCGACGTCGGCCACGACCTCGAGGCCGAGCGGACGACCGCACCGATGAGCGAGTACGGACTGCGCGAGGTCGGCATCGGCCTCGTCGTCGCCCTTCTCGGTCTGGCCGTCGCGTTCGGAATCCCGTTGCTCACGGTCTGA
- a CDS encoding right-handed parallel beta-helix repeat-containing protein: MSNDTNVTSGRRFGRSTRRTFLGGLGATAGLGALTGLGEARGRDAGALSSASYYVVRSDGRGPNGRGGWWNRGSERGRDEDGASYLVLEAGSGRVAFSTDGTADEAFQYAFDELASSGGTVVAGGGDFRFGGPATVGDDTALIGQQGTRFVVADGEDPATTDEPSGHDLIRVRGDDATVANIEFDANGTQLDNHAVQADDCDGLLVANTRTVDGFQMAISFSRCTNVQVVGNEVLEPNWYGITARAAPTGGERDLRRSENVVVARNYVAGVTYNNIATYNVSNFTIYGNVVEDGGHSLIACSPAQQGAIVGNVCRDLEEYAPDPGGEAGIEIEYKETHVREEIAGTPLARSYDITISGNQVDNCPVGVLARTVPADADDEVARETERPYSFTVTGNAISDAADAGIRIRSGEAGVVATNTIRNSPAPIEIDDTYAVDIQRGLNATRE; the protein is encoded by the coding sequence ATGTCCAACGACACCAACGTCACCAGCGGCCGGCGGTTCGGACGGTCGACGCGACGGACGTTCCTCGGCGGTCTCGGAGCGACCGCCGGACTCGGCGCGCTGACCGGACTCGGTGAAGCGCGAGGACGCGACGCCGGCGCGCTCTCGAGTGCGAGCTACTACGTCGTCCGCAGCGACGGCCGCGGACCGAACGGCCGCGGCGGGTGGTGGAACCGCGGTTCGGAACGCGGCCGCGACGAGGACGGCGCCAGCTACCTCGTCCTCGAGGCCGGGTCCGGTCGCGTCGCGTTCTCGACCGACGGCACCGCCGACGAGGCGTTCCAGTACGCCTTCGACGAACTCGCCTCGAGCGGCGGCACCGTCGTCGCGGGCGGCGGCGACTTCCGCTTCGGCGGCCCGGCCACGGTCGGCGACGACACGGCGCTGATCGGCCAGCAGGGAACGCGGTTCGTCGTCGCCGACGGGGAAGACCCCGCGACGACCGACGAACCGTCGGGCCACGACCTGATCCGCGTCCGCGGCGACGACGCGACGGTCGCCAATATCGAGTTCGACGCGAACGGAACGCAACTCGACAACCACGCCGTCCAGGCCGACGACTGCGACGGCCTGCTGGTGGCGAACACCCGCACCGTCGACGGCTTCCAGATGGCCATCTCGTTCTCGCGGTGTACGAACGTGCAGGTCGTCGGCAACGAAGTGCTCGAACCCAACTGGTACGGCATCACCGCCCGAGCCGCGCCGACCGGCGGCGAGCGGGATCTGCGCCGCTCCGAGAACGTGGTCGTCGCGCGCAACTACGTCGCCGGCGTGACTTACAACAACATCGCCACCTACAACGTCAGCAACTTCACCATCTACGGCAACGTCGTCGAGGACGGCGGCCACAGCCTCATCGCCTGCTCGCCCGCCCAGCAGGGCGCGATCGTCGGGAACGTCTGTCGCGACCTCGAGGAGTACGCCCCCGATCCCGGCGGCGAGGCGGGCATCGAGATCGAGTACAAGGAGACCCACGTCCGCGAGGAGATCGCCGGCACGCCCTTGGCGCGTTCGTACGATATCACGATCTCCGGCAATCAGGTCGACAACTGTCCAGTCGGCGTGCTCGCGCGGACCGTCCCGGCCGACGCCGACGACGAGGTCGCCCGCGAGACGGAGCGTCCCTACAGCTTCACCGTAACCGGGAACGCGATCAGCGACGCCGCGGACGCCGGCATCCGGATCCGCTCGGGCGAGGCGGGCGTCGTCGCGACGAACACGATCCGGAACAGTCCCGCACCGATCGAGATCGACGACACCTACGCGGTCGATATCCAGCGGGGACTGAACGCGACTCGAGAGTGA
- a CDS encoding ribbon-helix-helix domain-containing protein, whose product MPKVEITIPEHLEMQIAQMVERGEFVNREEAIEDLLSTGIKAYKTSGPMDEEEGTSGGTGLEDDGMMGHDDEYVF is encoded by the coding sequence ATGCCGAAAGTAGAGATCACCATCCCGGAACACCTCGAGATGCAGATCGCCCAGATGGTCGAGCGCGGCGAGTTCGTCAACCGCGAGGAGGCGATCGAAGACCTCCTCTCGACGGGGATCAAAGCCTACAAGACCAGTGGACCGATGGACGAGGAAGAGGGGACGAGCGGTGGTACCGGCCTCGAAGACGACGGTATGATGGGTCACGACGACGAGTACGTCTTCTAA